From Haloglomus litoreum, the proteins below share one genomic window:
- the hisF gene encoding imidazole glycerol phosphate synthase subunit HisF — protein sequence MTLTKRIIPCIDVDLDENGDAKVYTGVNFEDLQYTGDPVEMARAYNRAGADEFVFLDITASADGRETMLDTVSAVADEVFIPLTVGGGIRTKADIVETLRAGADKVSINTGALERPELITEGADSVGSQAVVISVDARRRFDEQGEHYVQVDGESCWFECTVKGGREGTGIDVVSWSEEAEDRGAGELFVNSIDADGTKDGYDIPLTRAVCDAVSTPVIASSGCGGPEDAYEVFTEAGADAALAASIFHFDEFSIDEVKRYLDERGVPVRL from the coding sequence ATGACCCTCACCAAGCGCATCATCCCCTGTATCGACGTGGACCTGGACGAGAACGGCGACGCGAAGGTGTACACGGGGGTCAACTTCGAGGACCTGCAGTACACGGGCGACCCGGTGGAGATGGCCCGGGCGTACAACCGTGCGGGCGCCGACGAGTTCGTCTTCCTCGACATCACCGCCTCCGCCGACGGCCGCGAGACGATGCTGGACACCGTCTCCGCGGTCGCGGACGAGGTGTTCATCCCGCTCACCGTCGGCGGCGGCATCCGCACCAAAGCGGACATCGTGGAGACGCTCCGCGCGGGCGCCGACAAGGTGTCCATCAACACGGGTGCCCTCGAACGGCCGGAACTCATCACCGAGGGTGCAGACTCGGTGGGCAGCCAGGCCGTCGTCATCAGCGTCGACGCCCGACGTCGCTTCGACGAGCAGGGCGAGCACTACGTCCAGGTCGACGGCGAGTCCTGCTGGTTCGAGTGCACCGTCAAGGGTGGCCGCGAGGGGACCGGCATCGACGTGGTCTCGTGGAGCGAAGAGGCCGAGGACCGCGGCGCCGGCGAGCTGTTCGTCAACTCCATCGACGCCGACGGGACGAAGGACGGCTACGACATCCCACTCACCCGCGCCGTGTGCGACGCCGTCTCGACGCCGGTCATCGCCTCCTCGGGCTGTGGCGGCCCGGAGGACGCCTACGAGGTCTTCACCGAGGCCGGCGCCGATGCGGCGCTGGCGGCCAGCATCTTCCACTTCGACGAGTTCTCCATCGACGAGGTCAAGCGCTACCTCGACGAGCGCGGCGTCCCCGTCCGGCTCTGA
- a CDS encoding translation initiation factor IF-2 subunit alpha, whose product MQFSGYPEPGELVVGRVDEIEDFGVFVDLEEYEDKRGLVHVSEVASGWIKNVRDHVGVDERVVCKVLEVDEDAQQIDLSIKDVNDHQRSDKIQEWKSEQKAEKWMELAFGEDMSDEQYSTVANALFAEFGSLYDGFEQAAIHGHEALESTDLSEEDADAIVDTARENVSVPYVQVTGYVDLRAPGPAGVETVRQALQAAEGNGEVPDEIDLEVTYVGAPEYRIRVQAPNYKTAEAQLEEAAGRAREAIESAGGTGDFHRERRTDDE is encoded by the coding sequence ATGCAATTCAGCGGCTATCCCGAACCCGGGGAACTCGTCGTCGGCCGGGTCGACGAGATCGAGGATTTCGGCGTGTTCGTCGACCTCGAGGAGTACGAGGACAAGCGCGGGCTCGTCCACGTCAGCGAGGTCGCCTCCGGCTGGATCAAGAACGTCCGCGACCACGTCGGCGTCGACGAGCGCGTCGTCTGCAAGGTGCTCGAGGTCGACGAGGACGCCCAGCAGATCGACCTCTCCATCAAGGACGTCAACGACCACCAGCGGAGCGACAAGATCCAGGAGTGGAAGTCCGAGCAGAAGGCCGAGAAGTGGATGGAGCTGGCCTTCGGCGAGGACATGAGCGACGAGCAGTACTCCACGGTGGCGAACGCACTGTTCGCCGAGTTCGGCTCGCTGTACGACGGCTTCGAGCAGGCCGCCATCCACGGCCACGAGGCGCTCGAATCGACGGACCTCTCGGAGGAGGACGCCGACGCCATCGTCGATACCGCCCGCGAGAACGTCTCGGTGCCGTACGTGCAGGTGACGGGCTACGTCGACCTGCGCGCGCCGGGTCCGGCCGGCGTCGAGACCGTCCGGCAGGCGCTCCAGGCCGCCGAGGGCAACGGCGAGGTCCCCGACGAGATCGACCTCGAGGTGACCTACGTCGGCGCACCCGAGTACCGCATCCGTGTCCAGGCGCCGAACTACAAGACCGCCGAGGCACAGCTCGAGGAGGCCGCCGGTCGGGCCCGCGAGGCCATCGAGAGCGCCGGCGGGACCGGTGATTTCCACCGCGAACGCCGCACCGACGACGAGTAA
- a CDS encoding RNA-protein complex protein Nop10 — MKSDIHVCSDWREVHDRPVYTLGDECPECGAEAVNSAPAPFSPEDPNGEYRRRAKRRRGTLPEGE; from the coding sequence GTGAAATCCGACATCCACGTCTGCTCCGACTGGCGCGAGGTCCACGACCGGCCGGTGTACACGCTCGGCGACGAGTGTCCCGAGTGCGGTGCCGAGGCGGTCAACTCCGCCCCCGCGCCGTTCAGCCCCGAGGACCCGAACGGGGAGTACCGCCGGCGCGCGAAGCGACGGCGCGGCACGTTACCCGAGGGCGAGTGA
- a CDS encoding DNA-directed RNA polymerase subunit L, translating to MDLRVIENEETELSIEIAGEDHTFMNVLKEALLETDGVAAATYDMNPEQSGGQTDPILTIKTEGGTAPLDALEAAARNVKDKTASFREAFEAAA from the coding sequence ATGGACCTGCGCGTCATTGAGAACGAGGAGACCGAACTCTCCATCGAGATCGCCGGCGAGGACCACACCTTCATGAACGTCCTCAAGGAGGCCCTGCTGGAGACCGACGGGGTCGCCGCTGCGACCTACGACATGAACCCCGAGCAGTCCGGTGGTCAGACGGACCCCATCCTCACGATCAAGACCGAGGGTGGGACCGCCCCGCTGGACGCACTGGAGGCCGCCGCGAGGAACGTCAAGGACAAGACCGCCTCCTTCCGCGAGGCGTTCGAGGCCGCCGCGTAG
- a CDS encoding sodium:calcium antiporter → MSQRRLHPLLVLFAVVLLTVPWLLLRGLGFVASLPTLAVIATSGVAVIGAAFVLTWGAETAEMDVPRSFALAVLAIIAVAPEYAVDALYAFEAGAAPGTAASENAANLAVANMTGANRILVGLGWSLIALYAVYRAGTGGREVTRREGLLSTAVSLERRVSVEVVFLGVATVYAFFIPLNGGIGAVDAIFLVGLYAAYVVVVLRSETTHEPQLGVPAYLQGLPRARRIAAILLMFAFSAAVILLAVKPFAKGLEVLGPRLGLSSFFMIQWVAPLASESPEFIATAYLVNKARTTAAFNALISSKLNQWTLLIGTLVVVYSISLGYYGVLEFNQKQAGEIWLTAAQSFFAITLLVDFEITVGEALALLALFGLQFIPFFGTYEGLLLFSGVYIVLGVGILAVRRRAVVDLVRTAREYVLRPTEAERDHAGAD, encoded by the coding sequence ATGTCCCAACGGCGCCTCCACCCACTGCTGGTGCTGTTCGCGGTCGTACTCCTGACGGTGCCCTGGCTCCTCCTCCGAGGCCTCGGATTCGTCGCGTCGCTCCCGACGCTCGCCGTCATCGCGACCAGCGGCGTCGCGGTCATCGGGGCCGCGTTCGTCCTGACGTGGGGCGCGGAGACGGCGGAGATGGACGTCCCGCGCTCGTTCGCGCTCGCGGTGCTAGCCATCATCGCCGTCGCCCCCGAGTACGCCGTCGACGCGCTGTACGCGTTCGAAGCGGGGGCCGCACCGGGGACCGCAGCCTCCGAGAACGCCGCGAACCTCGCGGTGGCGAACATGACGGGTGCGAACCGCATCCTCGTCGGTCTCGGCTGGTCGCTCATCGCGCTCTACGCGGTGTACCGGGCCGGCACCGGCGGGCGCGAAGTCACCAGGCGCGAGGGACTGCTCTCGACCGCCGTCAGCCTCGAACGGCGCGTCAGCGTCGAGGTAGTGTTCCTGGGCGTGGCGACCGTCTACGCCTTCTTCATCCCGCTTAACGGCGGTATCGGAGCCGTCGACGCGATATTCCTCGTCGGCCTCTACGCCGCGTACGTGGTCGTCGTCCTCCGGAGCGAGACGACCCACGAGCCACAACTGGGCGTACCTGCCTACCTGCAGGGACTCCCCAGGGCACGCCGTATCGCCGCCATCCTCCTCATGTTCGCCTTCTCGGCGGCGGTCATCCTCCTCGCGGTGAAGCCCTTCGCGAAGGGGCTGGAGGTGCTGGGGCCACGGCTGGGCCTCTCGTCGTTCTTCATGATCCAGTGGGTCGCGCCGCTGGCCAGTGAGAGCCCGGAGTTCATCGCCACTGCCTACCTCGTCAACAAGGCCCGGACCACCGCGGCGTTCAACGCGCTCATCTCCTCGAAGCTGAACCAGTGGACGCTGCTCATCGGGACGCTCGTCGTCGTCTACAGCATCTCGCTCGGCTACTACGGCGTGCTCGAGTTCAACCAGAAGCAGGCGGGCGAGATCTGGCTCACCGCGGCCCAGAGTTTCTTCGCCATCACACTGCTCGTCGACTTCGAGATCACGGTCGGCGAGGCGCTGGCCCTGCTCGCGCTGTTCGGCCTCCAGTTCATCCCCTTCTTCGGGACCTACGAGGGACTGTTACTGTTCAGTGGCGTCTACATCGTCCTGGGAGTCGGAATCCTGGCCGTCCGGCGCCGGGCGGTGGTCGACCTCGTGCGGACGGCCAGAGAGTACGTCCTCCGGCCGACGGAGGCCGAGAGAGACCACGCAGGAGCCGACTGA
- a CDS encoding cation:proton antiporter yields MVAGAPGPLLALLSGLALLLATAHALGTVADRLGFAPVVGELLTGLVLGPAVLGAVAPRVTAVVVPVSAPLEAFASVGLVFLLVLAGMEVDTGALRGNLPPTVALAVGGSVVPFALGVGLGWLLPATYLVDPAGRPVFALFLGTALSISAVPVAVRVLVDLDAMDRRVGQLTVTAAVLIDAAGWVALTLVADLARGGQPDPLGVGRTLLVIAGFVAVVVVVGPRVVEALLGIATRARSPVLTGFSVVVVSGIALSGASLALGLEAVLGAFLAGILLRNPLDGETERVFQLVTLGLFAPLFFATAGLRADLGGLLTPDALAVTALVFAVAVVGKGLGVALGAAFTDLSRAERLCVAIGLNARGAMEIVVAALGLAIGVLTPTIYAVVVLVAVLTSVMTPPLLRRALARLPAEDAASG; encoded by the coding sequence ATGGTCGCCGGCGCGCCGGGCCCCCTGCTCGCGTTGCTGTCCGGGCTCGCGCTGTTGCTAGCCACGGCGCACGCGCTGGGGACGGTCGCCGACCGGCTCGGGTTCGCGCCCGTCGTGGGCGAACTCCTCACGGGGCTGGTGCTGGGCCCGGCGGTGCTCGGCGCGGTGGCACCGCGGGTCACGGCGGTCGTCGTGCCCGTCAGCGCGCCGCTGGAGGCGTTCGCGTCGGTCGGCCTCGTCTTCCTGCTCGTCCTGGCGGGCATGGAGGTCGACACGGGGGCGCTCCGTGGGAACCTCCCCCCGACGGTCGCGCTCGCCGTCGGTGGTTCGGTCGTCCCCTTCGCGCTGGGGGTCGGGCTGGGGTGGCTGCTCCCGGCGACGTACCTCGTCGACCCCGCAGGGCGACCCGTCTTCGCCCTGTTCCTCGGCACCGCGCTGAGCATCTCCGCGGTTCCGGTCGCGGTCCGGGTCCTCGTCGACCTCGACGCGATGGACCGTCGGGTCGGGCAGCTCACCGTCACCGCCGCGGTGCTCATCGACGCCGCGGGCTGGGTCGCGCTCACGCTCGTCGCCGACCTCGCCCGCGGCGGTCAGCCCGACCCGCTCGGCGTCGGCCGGACGCTGCTCGTGATCGCGGGGTTCGTCGCCGTCGTCGTGGTCGTCGGCCCGCGCGTGGTCGAGGCCCTGCTCGGCATCGCCACCCGGGCCCGGTCGCCGGTCCTGACGGGGTTCTCGGTCGTGGTCGTGTCCGGTATCGCGCTCTCGGGCGCGTCGCTGGCGCTGGGGCTGGAGGCCGTCCTCGGGGCGTTCCTGGCCGGGATCCTCCTGCGGAACCCGCTGGACGGCGAGACCGAGCGGGTGTTCCAGCTGGTGACGCTCGGGCTGTTCGCACCCCTCTTCTTCGCGACGGCGGGCCTGCGGGCGGACCTCGGTGGCCTGCTCACTCCGGATGCGCTCGCCGTCACCGCGCTCGTCTTCGCCGTCGCGGTCGTCGGGAAGGGCCTCGGCGTCGCGCTCGGTGCGGCGTTCACCGACCTCTCGCGGGCGGAGCGGCTCTGTGTCGCCATCGGGCTCAACGCTCGCGGGGCGATGGAGATCGTCGTCGCGGCGCTCGGCCTCGCCATCGGCGTCCTCACCCCGACCATCTACGCCGTCGTGGTCCTGGTCGCGGTCCTCACGTCGGTGATGACGCCACCCCTCCTGCGACGGGCGCTCGCACGACTCCCGGCCGAGGACGCAGCGAGCGGCTGA
- a CDS encoding OsmC family protein — protein MADIESTTTNDSGFHALSRVGDFELSIDATTEEGPSPNEVLVADYASCYTFAFRAGAQRNDYDDLGKIQTDASADLDDEDDLESISFDIHVEADLDEDEQDELKGLADDICHVHAALREGLHADVSIHPGADL, from the coding sequence ATGGCAGATATCGAGTCCACCACGACGAACGACTCGGGCTTCCACGCCCTGAGCCGTGTCGGCGACTTCGAGCTGAGTATCGACGCGACCACCGAGGAGGGTCCCTCCCCGAACGAGGTCCTCGTCGCGGACTACGCCTCCTGCTACACGTTCGCCTTCCGCGCCGGTGCCCAGCGAAACGACTACGACGACCTCGGCAAGATCCAGACGGACGCCTCCGCCGACCTCGACGACGAGGACGACCTGGAGTCCATCAGCTTCGACATCCACGTCGAGGCCGATCTCGACGAGGACGAACAGGACGAGCTGAAGGGGCTGGCTGACGACATCTGTCACGTCCACGCCGCGCTGCGTGAGGGTCTCCACGCCGACGTGAGCATCCACCCCGGCGCCGACCTGTAA
- a CDS encoding mandelate racemase/muconate lactonizing enzyme family protein, with amino-acid sequence MEITDLDPIPVSVPYSVDFAISGGEVSAANHVLLRLHTDAGVVGLGEACPDPYFAPETMGSVVAAIEDHISPAIRGEDPSNRGRIHRAMDEAIRGNPFAKAAVDIACFDATGKHLGIPVSTLLGGRLRDRIEVGQSIGIGPTDRAVERARAWVDDGFSSIKVKVGTDPETDIERATAVAEAVGDRASIRVDANQGYRADQAVRVFSALESECDLLLVEQPVAADDLAGMARVTAALETPVLADESVFSPHDAIDIVDRGAADALSVKLVKAGGLYRSRQIAAVAAAAHLPLVVGSMVELGVGTAAGAHFAATLPAAYPSDVKGPTLHEASVLADPIRIEEGHTVVPEGPGLGVELDDRTVEAYRVE; translated from the coding sequence ATGGAGATCACCGACCTGGACCCGATACCCGTCAGCGTTCCCTACAGTGTCGACTTCGCCATCTCCGGGGGCGAGGTGTCGGCCGCGAACCACGTCCTCCTCCGACTCCACACCGACGCGGGAGTCGTCGGCCTCGGGGAGGCCTGCCCCGACCCGTACTTCGCACCGGAGACGATGGGCAGTGTCGTCGCGGCGATCGAGGACCATATCTCGCCGGCGATCCGTGGCGAGGACCCCTCGAACCGCGGGCGCATCCACCGGGCGATGGACGAGGCCATCAGGGGGAACCCGTTCGCGAAGGCCGCAGTCGACATCGCGTGCTTCGACGCGACCGGCAAGCACCTCGGCATCCCCGTGTCGACACTGCTGGGCGGACGCCTCCGCGACCGGATCGAGGTGGGGCAGTCGATCGGCATCGGGCCGACCGACCGCGCGGTCGAGCGGGCACGCGCCTGGGTCGACGACGGGTTCTCCTCGATCAAGGTCAAGGTCGGCACCGACCCGGAGACCGACATCGAGCGGGCAACCGCGGTCGCCGAGGCCGTCGGCGACCGGGCCTCAATCCGGGTCGACGCAAACCAGGGGTACCGTGCGGACCAGGCCGTCCGCGTGTTCTCGGCGCTGGAGTCCGAGTGCGACCTCCTGCTCGTCGAGCAGCCCGTCGCGGCCGACGACCTCGCGGGCATGGCACGCGTCACTGCGGCCCTGGAGACGCCCGTTCTCGCCGACGAGTCGGTGTTCTCCCCCCACGACGCGATCGACATCGTCGACCGCGGCGCCGCGGACGCACTCAGCGTCAAACTCGTCAAGGCCGGCGGGCTGTACCGCTCGCGGCAGATCGCCGCCGTCGCGGCCGCCGCTCACCTCCCCCTCGTCGTCGGGAGCATGGTGGAGCTGGGTGTCGGAACCGCTGCCGGTGCCCACTTCGCGGCGACGCTCCCTGCAGCCTACCCGTCGGACGTGAAGGGGCCGACGCTCCACGAGGCGTCCGTCCTGGCGGACCCGATCCGCATCGAGGAGGGACACACCGTCGTCCCCGAGGGCCCGGGTCTCGGGGTGGAACTCGACGACCGGACCGTCGAGGCCTACCGGGTGGAGTGA
- a CDS encoding IS6 family transposase, with amino-acid sequence MLADLLENDYNGDLDEYWERERTATPVRAFAVRLHATGCSLRETEAILASLGVERSHQAIFQWVHRLTDSSPDPPTASPSRVAVDETAVRINGDLCWVYAAIDLDTKLILDAQIFKRHGTDPAAAFLHRLRENHDCANTTFLTDSFGYRTALNRLGLSGRVDYTDRNLIEKWFHTLKQRIDRFHHSWVGSRRSVRRWISHYVQYYNEQRPHQSLDGRTPAEEVLN; translated from the coding sequence ATGCTCGCAGACCTGCTCGAGAACGATTACAACGGCGACTTAGATGAATATTGGGAGCGTGAGCGGACGGCGACGCCCGTCAGGGCGTTCGCCGTCCGGCTTCACGCGACCGGTTGTTCACTCAGAGAAACAGAAGCGATTCTTGCGTCTCTCGGCGTGGAGCGTTCGCATCAGGCGATCTTTCAGTGGGTACATCGGCTGACTGACAGCAGTCCAGACCCGCCGACGGCTTCGCCGTCGCGGGTCGCGGTTGACGAGACTGCTGTCCGGATCAATGGCGACCTGTGTTGGGTGTACGCTGCAATCGACCTTGATACAAAGCTGATTCTGGATGCCCAGATTTTCAAGCGTCACGGCACCGATCCAGCGGCTGCGTTCCTCCACCGACTCCGTGAAAATCACGACTGCGCGAATACCACGTTTTTGACTGACTCGTTCGGCTATCGGACTGCCCTCAATCGATTAGGGCTGAGCGGTCGGGTGGACTACACCGACCGAAACCTCATCGAAAAGTGGTTTCACACCCTCAAGCAGCGCATCGACCGCTTCCATCACTCGTGGGTCGGCAGTCGGCGGAGCGTCCGCCGTTGGATTTCTCACTACGTGCAATACTACAACGAACAACGACCGCACCAATCGCTCGACGGACGAACGCCAGCTGAGGAGGTGCTAAACTAG
- a CDS encoding helix-turn-helix domain-containing protein yields the protein MATVMEFTSPTAEFPLGSVFENLPGVTVELERLIPHQTLIIPYFWVRGVETADIEDAFDPHAGVTNIRLIDSVEDEYLMRAEWKQSYLGVLSALAKANVVVLSGIGTKDEWRFEVRSESQDAIAEFREYCQEHDIPIEITAVHAMLPIQGEGYELTETQREALVLAYERGYFDTPREVSLEELADELGITQQSLSSRLRRGHRRLIGATLVTSP from the coding sequence ATGGCGACCGTGATGGAGTTTACGAGTCCGACAGCGGAATTTCCGCTGGGAAGTGTCTTCGAGAACTTGCCGGGAGTGACAGTCGAACTGGAGCGACTGATTCCACACCAGACGCTGATCATCCCGTACTTCTGGGTGCGTGGCGTTGAAACCGCGGACATCGAAGACGCGTTCGACCCACACGCGGGCGTGACGAACATCCGACTGATCGATAGCGTCGAGGACGAGTATCTCATGCGTGCCGAGTGGAAGCAATCGTACTTGGGCGTCCTGAGCGCCCTGGCCAAGGCCAACGTCGTCGTACTCTCCGGAATCGGAACGAAAGACGAGTGGCGATTCGAGGTGCGCAGCGAGAGTCAGGATGCAATCGCTGAGTTTCGAGAGTACTGCCAGGAACACGACATCCCGATAGAGATCACCGCTGTCCACGCCATGCTCCCAATCCAGGGAGAGGGGTACGAGCTGACCGAAACCCAGCGCGAGGCGCTGGTACTGGCCTACGAGCGTGGCTACTTCGACACGCCACGTGAGGTGTCGCTCGAAGAGCTCGCAGACGAACTCGGCATCACGCAGCAGTCGCTTTCGTCACGACTCCGCCGCGGGCATCGACGTCTCATTGGCGCGACGCTCGTCACTTCGCCGTGA
- a CDS encoding luciferase family protein: MVSEREVIARTVERLIEEVGSWEGITVAEHRFGGTEFRVGPREIGHVHAWGMLDIAYLRKLRDVLIDEGETGVHHLLAESGWTTYYIESPDDYDHARWLLRLSYLYHVKIAKKTPAGAEELAGVDVEAEVEGLGLSEPVRAAFERRGAA; the protein is encoded by the coding sequence ATGGTATCCGAGCGTGAGGTCATCGCGCGAACCGTCGAGCGGCTCATCGAGGAGGTCGGGAGCTGGGAGGGCATCACCGTGGCCGAACACCGCTTCGGCGGGACGGAGTTCCGGGTCGGACCCCGGGAGATCGGCCACGTCCACGCGTGGGGGATGCTCGACATCGCCTACCTCCGCAAGCTCCGCGACGTGCTCATCGACGAGGGCGAGACCGGCGTCCACCACCTCCTCGCGGAGTCGGGCTGGACGACCTACTACATCGAGTCCCCGGACGACTACGACCACGCCCGGTGGCTGCTCCGGCTCTCGTACCTCTACCACGTGAAGATCGCGAAGAAGACGCCCGCGGGCGCCGAGGAACTGGCCGGCGTCGACGTCGAGGCTGAGGTAGAGGGGCTCGGACTCAGCGAGCCGGTCCGTGCGGCGTTCGAACGACGGGGCGCGGCCTGA
- a CDS encoding HalOD1 output domain-containing protein, whose amino-acid sequence MDAVVSGVSVESVEYHQDAAAVRTQFDQEKTSASMTVIATLAEVMDADPVELDPLHSTVDPDALDKFVRVGTGTTGDIHVSFTHEDHEITVSSYGVVTISQGDKSPAEKYGKDAER is encoded by the coding sequence ATGGACGCAGTAGTGTCTGGGGTCAGCGTAGAATCGGTCGAGTATCATCAGGACGCTGCGGCTGTTCGCACCCAGTTTGATCAGGAGAAGACGTCCGCAAGCATGACCGTTATCGCAACGCTGGCAGAAGTGATGGACGCTGATCCGGTCGAACTGGACCCGCTTCACTCTACGGTTGATCCTGACGCGCTGGATAAATTCGTCCGGGTCGGCACCGGAACGACCGGAGATATCCACGTTTCATTCACGCACGAGGACCACGAGATAACCGTGTCCAGCTACGGTGTGGTCACTATCTCCCAGGGAGACAAATCACCAGCGGAAAAATACGGGAAGGACGCGGAAAGATGA